A genomic window from Streptomyces sp. WMMC940 includes:
- a CDS encoding AfsR/SARP family transcriptional regulator: MAVGCPPPSVRVEVLGPLRLLVDGAGVEVPGPKRRAVLALLALAESRIVTVDRLVDALWPSQVPDSGRQALHNHVSRLRGHLGAASDRLETRHDGYRLVLGDGELDLAQARALLAAARHDGTGGYALLRQAHQLWRGPVLADLTGVGPIAAAVEDCARLRQDVTDALIARAVAAGRAEQVVGLAAASSAADPLREPAVLLLMRALAATGQAPRALHTAREYRRRLIDETGLDPSPALDATEHDILTGTVPLAGPVPLTETAHLAETASAPETPASPPPPPRAAPPATVDPAPSPPSRRTGEPAAAPEQPGSQPRPDAPERPAQPGPGATGTPGSPAAPDSPSRATTPLIGREAQLGALRELLATERLVTLVGPGGVGKTRLALEVARQNGAEAVLRLAPVTDSAALAHALATALNLKVDRGDVLAACLAVLADHPGLLVVDNCEHLLDGVRDAVDTILTDCPGTTLLATSREPLGLPVEHLYRLAPLALPRPGDNPAQVPSSALFLERARRVRPGPPPTEEDLRTVAGIVRRLDGMPLAIELAAGRLSTFSLTDLQRRLERSLDLLAGGTSSADRRHRTLRATLEWSYELLTPDEQRLFRHLAVFPDGVDPDTAERIADDLRLGGDPGAALARLVDASMIEASFARATRYRMLQTLRAFALDRLAAAGEDDAAAGRLLAWARGLTAWIGRTLDSAREGEADSALRRELPNLRAAWRLARARGAVDDAAAVVTALYDAVTYRDLVEIRDWAVELAADDALDGHPLAGEVLGTAAEATYHRGEYRRADLLARTGLERTTGNTGAWRCLSVLSVADLARGAYEDVVEHSLAAVALVGPQRENLGIAALAMAYSGDLEQARHLNERGLAGAVSPSMQAWGAYVAGEIDSLAGHNDAAEERYVRAVELARVSGATFLVGVATVGLLSLRARTGRVHQALGGYREVIDYFARNGNWTHLWVTLRNLAGLLRRLGDEETAALIETAADAAPDAPAVEGAEKDTGEGPEEHTPHPGEGRPRDGPVPSGTPFRGAPAVGRAAVLDAARGAIERNLSGAARP, encoded by the coding sequence ATGGCAGTCGGGTGTCCGCCGCCGTCGGTCCGGGTGGAGGTGCTCGGGCCCCTGCGGCTCCTCGTCGACGGCGCCGGCGTGGAGGTGCCCGGGCCGAAACGGCGGGCCGTGCTCGCACTGCTCGCCCTCGCCGAAAGCCGGATCGTCACGGTCGACCGTCTCGTGGACGCGCTGTGGCCCTCGCAGGTACCCGATTCCGGCCGCCAGGCCCTGCACAACCACGTCTCCCGGCTGCGCGGGCACCTCGGCGCCGCCTCGGACCGGCTCGAGACCCGGCACGACGGTTACCGGCTCGTCCTCGGGGACGGCGAACTCGACCTGGCCCAGGCCCGTGCGCTCCTCGCGGCGGCGCGGCACGACGGGACCGGCGGATACGCACTGCTCCGCCAGGCGCACCAGCTGTGGCGGGGGCCCGTGCTCGCCGACCTCACCGGCGTCGGACCGATCGCGGCCGCGGTCGAGGACTGCGCGCGGCTGCGGCAGGACGTGACCGACGCCCTGATCGCACGGGCCGTCGCCGCGGGCCGGGCCGAACAGGTCGTCGGCCTGGCGGCCGCGTCCTCGGCCGCCGATCCCCTGCGCGAGCCCGCCGTCCTGCTCCTCATGCGGGCGCTCGCAGCCACCGGGCAGGCACCCCGGGCGCTGCACACGGCGCGGGAGTACCGGCGGCGGCTGATCGACGAGACCGGGCTCGACCCCTCCCCCGCGCTGGACGCGACCGAGCACGACATCCTCACGGGCACCGTGCCCCTCGCGGGCCCCGTCCCCCTCACGGAGACGGCGCACCTCGCGGAGACGGCGTCCGCACCGGAGACGCCCGCGTCTCCTCCGCCGCCGCCGCGCGCCGCGCCGCCGGCAACCGTCGACCCGGCGCCGTCCCCGCCCTCACGGCGAACCGGGGAGCCGGCCGCGGCACCGGAGCAACCGGGCTCACAGCCACGGCCCGACGCACCCGAGCGACCGGCACAGCCAGGGCCCGGCGCGACGGGGACACCGGGCTCACCGGCGGCACCCGACTCACCGTCCCGGGCGACCACCCCTCTGATCGGCCGGGAAGCACAGCTCGGGGCCCTGCGAGAACTGCTCGCGACCGAGCGGCTCGTCACACTGGTCGGGCCCGGCGGTGTCGGCAAGACCCGGCTCGCGCTGGAGGTCGCGCGGCAGAACGGCGCGGAGGCGGTGCTGCGCCTCGCGCCGGTCACCGACTCCGCCGCCCTCGCGCACGCCCTGGCCACGGCACTCAACCTGAAGGTCGACCGGGGCGACGTGCTCGCCGCCTGCCTCGCCGTACTGGCCGACCACCCCGGCCTCCTGGTGGTCGACAACTGCGAGCACCTGCTCGACGGCGTCCGCGACGCCGTCGACACGATCCTCACCGACTGTCCCGGGACCACCCTGCTGGCGACCAGCCGCGAGCCCCTCGGCCTACCCGTGGAACACCTCTACCGGCTGGCACCCCTCGCCCTCCCCCGGCCCGGTGACAACCCCGCGCAGGTCCCGTCCTCCGCCCTGTTCCTGGAGCGGGCCCGCCGTGTCCGGCCCGGTCCGCCGCCCACCGAGGAGGACTTGCGGACGGTGGCCGGCATCGTGCGCAGGCTCGACGGGATGCCGCTGGCCATCGAACTCGCGGCAGGCCGGCTGTCGACGTTCTCCCTGACCGATCTGCAGCGCCGGCTCGAACGCTCGCTCGACCTGCTCGCGGGTGGCACATCGAGCGCCGACCGCAGGCACCGCACGCTGCGGGCCACGCTCGAGTGGTCGTACGAGCTCCTGACACCGGACGAGCAGCGGCTCTTCAGACATCTGGCGGTCTTCCCCGACGGTGTCGACCCCGACACCGCCGAGCGGATCGCCGACGACCTGCGCCTCGGCGGCGACCCGGGAGCCGCACTGGCCCGGCTCGTCGACGCCTCCATGATCGAAGCCTCCTTCGCACGCGCCACCCGCTACCGGATGCTGCAGACACTGCGGGCGTTCGCTCTGGACCGGCTCGCCGCAGCCGGGGAGGACGACGCCGCGGCCGGCCGGCTGCTGGCCTGGGCCCGGGGGCTGACCGCGTGGATCGGACGGACCCTGGACTCCGCGAGGGAGGGCGAGGCCGACAGCGCGCTCCGCCGGGAACTCCCCAACCTCCGGGCCGCGTGGCGACTGGCCCGGGCCCGGGGGGCCGTGGACGACGCCGCGGCCGTCGTCACCGCCCTCTACGACGCCGTCACCTACCGCGACCTGGTCGAAATCCGTGACTGGGCGGTGGAACTGGCCGCGGACGACGCACTCGACGGCCACCCCCTGGCCGGCGAGGTACTCGGGACGGCGGCCGAAGCCACCTACCACCGCGGTGAGTACCGCCGGGCCGATCTGCTCGCCCGCACCGGGCTGGAACGGACGACCGGAAACACGGGTGCGTGGCGCTGCCTGTCGGTCCTGTCGGTGGCCGACCTGGCCCGTGGAGCGTACGAGGACGTGGTCGAGCACTCCCTCGCCGCCGTCGCGCTCGTCGGCCCGCAACGGGAGAACCTGGGCATCGCCGCCCTGGCCATGGCCTACTCGGGCGATCTGGAACAGGCACGCCACCTGAACGAGCGGGGACTGGCCGGTGCGGTGTCACCCTCGATGCAGGCGTGGGGCGCCTATGTCGCCGGGGAGATCGACAGTCTGGCGGGGCACAACGACGCGGCGGAGGAACGGTACGTGCGAGCCGTCGAACTGGCCCGCGTCTCGGGGGCGACGTTCCTCGTCGGGGTCGCGACGGTGGGGCTGCTGTCGCTGCGGGCCCGTACGGGCCGGGTGCACCAGGCGCTGGGCGGTTACCGCGAGGTCATCGACTACTTCGCCCGCAACGGCAACTGGACCCATCTCTGGGTCACTCTGCGCAACCTCGCCGGACTTCTCCGCCGGCTCGGCGACGAGGAGACCGCGGCGCTGATCGAGACGGCGGCCGACGCGGCCCCCGACGCGCCCGCCGTGGAGGGTGCCGAGAAGGACACCGGGGAGGGCCCCGAAGAACACACCCCCCACCCGGGGGAAGGCCGACCGCGAGACGGACCCGTCCCGTCCGGCACCCCGTTCCGCGGCGCTCCCGCCGTCGGCCGGGCGGCGGTGCTGGACGCGGCCCGCGGAGCGATCGAGCGGAACCTGTCCGGGGCGGCGCGGCCGTGA
- a CDS encoding restriction endonuclease, whose protein sequence is MTIPVRRPRSADRAVFSMRQTILWFALTAAVLCGCGLMLKSLVKAAGVGGALGGVALIGTAFALLGLRGAGSGRRAVPRPEPVPEEQPVPEEQRETESVTGTEWAGARTARAGSGQDFAAMDAEAFELAIAGLCERDGCTDVEVVGGSGDLGADVLAVAPDGRRVVIQCKRYGPVNKVGSQDMQRFGGTCFAVHEADVAAVVTTGGFTGPAADYADQCGILCLDQTALSAWADGTSPAPWHGGNP, encoded by the coding sequence ATGACGATACCCGTCCGGCGTCCGCGGTCCGCCGATCGAGCCGTCTTCAGCATGCGGCAGACGATTCTGTGGTTCGCCCTGACAGCGGCCGTGCTCTGCGGGTGCGGACTGATGCTCAAGTCGCTGGTGAAGGCAGCCGGTGTGGGCGGCGCGCTCGGTGGTGTCGCGCTGATCGGCACGGCCTTCGCGCTCCTCGGGCTGCGAGGTGCCGGCAGCGGGCGGCGGGCCGTTCCACGCCCGGAGCCCGTACCGGAGGAGCAGCCCGTACCGGAGGAGCAGCGGGAGACCGAGTCGGTGACCGGCACCGAGTGGGCCGGGGCGAGGACGGCACGGGCCGGGAGCGGCCAGGACTTCGCGGCGATGGACGCCGAGGCGTTCGAGCTGGCGATCGCCGGCCTGTGCGAGCGCGACGGCTGCACGGACGTCGAGGTGGTCGGTGGCAGTGGGGATCTCGGCGCCGATGTGCTGGCCGTCGCGCCGGACGGGCGACGTGTGGTCATCCAGTGCAAGCGGTACGGGCCCGTCAACAAGGTCGGTTCGCAGGACATGCAGCGCTTCGGCGGCACCTGCTTCGCCGTGCACGAGGCGGACGTCGCCGCCGTTGTGACCACGGGTGGCTTCACCGGCCCCGCAGCGGACTACGCGGATCAGTGCGGCATCCTCTGTCTGGATCAGACCGCTCTCAGCGCATGGGCCGACGGCACGTCCCCCGCCCCGTGGCACGGCGGCAACCCCTGA
- a CDS encoding SulP family inorganic anion transporter, whose translation MSPAARPRGLKPDWISDPRVWRTEVLAGLVVALALIPEAISFSIIAGVDPAIGLFASFTMAVVISIVGGRRAMISAATGAVALVIAPLNREHGLGHLIAAVILAGAFQVVLGALGVARLMRFIPRSVMVGFVNALAILIFMAQVPEMTDVPWAVYPLIVGGLAMMVFFPKITTVIPAPLVSIVILTVITVGAAVAVPTVGDKGALPSSLPVPGLPDVPFTLDTLTTIAPYAFAMALVGLMESLMTAKLVDEITDTHSSKTRESIGQGIANIVTGFFGGMGGCAMIGQTMINVKVSGARTRLSTFLAGAFLMVLCIVFGPVVSDIPMAALVAVMIMVSFATFDWHSIAPKTLKRMPAGEIAVLVITVACVVSTHNLAVGVVVGSITAMVIFAKRVAHLAEVTAVTDPDGTTAVYRVTGELFFASSNDLVGRFDYAGDPDRVVIDLSAAHVWDASSVAALDAVETKYAQRGKTVEITGLNDPSADLHGKLTGELSGSH comes from the coding sequence GTGTCCCCGGCCGCGCGTCCGCGCGGCCTGAAGCCCGACTGGATCTCCGACCCGAGGGTCTGGCGCACCGAGGTCCTCGCCGGCCTGGTCGTCGCCCTCGCCCTGATCCCCGAGGCGATCTCGTTCTCGATCATCGCCGGTGTCGACCCGGCGATCGGCCTCTTCGCCTCCTTCACCATGGCCGTGGTGATCTCGATCGTCGGCGGCCGGCGGGCGATGATCTCGGCCGCGACCGGCGCCGTCGCTCTCGTCATCGCCCCGCTCAACCGCGAGCACGGTCTGGGCCACCTGATCGCCGCCGTCATCCTCGCCGGTGCCTTCCAGGTCGTCCTGGGTGCGCTCGGGGTCGCCCGGTTGATGCGGTTCATCCCGCGCTCGGTGATGGTGGGCTTCGTCAACGCGCTGGCCATCCTGATCTTCATGGCCCAGGTCCCCGAGATGACCGACGTGCCGTGGGCGGTGTACCCGCTGATCGTGGGCGGCCTCGCCATGATGGTGTTCTTCCCGAAGATCACCACCGTGATCCCGGCACCGCTCGTCTCGATCGTCATCCTGACCGTGATCACCGTCGGCGCGGCCGTCGCGGTGCCGACCGTGGGCGACAAGGGCGCACTGCCGTCCTCGCTGCCGGTGCCGGGGCTGCCCGACGTGCCGTTCACCCTGGACACGCTGACGACGATCGCCCCGTACGCGTTCGCGATGGCGCTGGTCGGCCTGATGGAGTCGCTGATGACCGCGAAGCTGGTCGACGAGATCACCGACACCCACTCCAGCAAGACCCGCGAGTCCATCGGCCAGGGCATCGCCAACATCGTCACCGGCTTCTTCGGCGGCATGGGCGGCTGTGCCATGATCGGCCAGACGATGATCAACGTGAAGGTCTCCGGGGCCCGCACCCGCCTGTCGACCTTCCTCGCGGGCGCGTTTCTGATGGTGCTGTGCATCGTCTTCGGCCCGGTCGTCTCCGACATCCCCATGGCCGCCCTGGTCGCCGTCATGATCATGGTGTCGTTCGCGACGTTCGACTGGCACTCCATCGCGCCGAAGACCCTCAAGCGGATGCCCGCCGGCGAGATCGCCGTCTTGGTGATCACCGTTGCCTGTGTGGTGTCCACTCACAACCTCGCCGTCGGCGTGGTGGTCGGCTCCATCACCGCCATGGTCATCTTCGCCAAGCGCGTCGCCCACCTCGCCGAGGTCACCGCCGTGACGGACCCCGATGGCACCACGGCGGTGTACCGGGTCACCGGCGAGCTGTTCTTCGCCTCGTCCAACGACCTCGTCGGCCGGTTCGACTACGCAGGGGACCCGGACAGGGTCGTCATCGACCTCAGCGCAGCACACGTCTGGGACGCCTCCTCCGTCGCCGCGCTCGACGCCGTCGAGACCAAGTACGCCCAGCGTGGCAAGACCGTCGAGATCACCGGCCTGAACGACCCCAGCGCCGACCTCCACGGCAAACTCACCGGCGAACTCTCCGGCAGCCACTGA
- a CDS encoding MerR family transcriptional regulator has protein sequence MDGKHMQIGEVAARTELSLRTIRHYEETGLVIPSARSQGGFRLYTEADVARLMVIRRMKPLGFTLEQMRDLLEATDRLDAGTTLETDEREALLQRVRSYQQAATEQVEKLRVQLARAEDFAATLGARLEQNAPAG, from the coding sequence GTGGACGGCAAGCACATGCAGATCGGCGAGGTCGCCGCGCGTACGGAGTTGTCCCTGCGCACGATCCGGCACTACGAGGAGACCGGCCTGGTCATTCCCTCCGCCCGCTCCCAGGGCGGCTTCCGCCTCTACACCGAAGCCGACGTCGCCCGGCTCATGGTCATCCGCCGTATGAAGCCACTCGGCTTCACCCTGGAGCAGATGCGCGACCTGCTGGAGGCCACCGACCGCCTCGACGCCGGCACCACCCTCGAGACCGACGAGCGCGAAGCCCTTCTGCAACGCGTACGGAGCTACCAGCAGGCCGCCACCGAGCAGGTGGAGAAGCTGCGCGTCCAACTGGCCCGCGCCGAGGACTTCGCCGCCACCCTGGGCGCTCGCCTGGAGCAGAACGCTCCGGCCGGGTAG
- a CDS encoding class I SAM-dependent methyltransferase, whose protein sequence is MDQDNVTAFLERFVSDLGATGAAGSVVIGHRLGLYQALADGPATPEQFAERTGCHQRYLTEWLCGQAAGGYVDYDPGTGTFSLTEEQAYCLADPEGPNLAAAFRVVLGYLRAEQRITEAFRTGEGVGWHEHDEDVFIGCDAFYRPGYAAELVRTWIPALDGVDAKLSAAGRVADLGCGLGSSSLLIAEAYPRTTVSGSDYHTQSVELARKKAAEAGVSDRVSFEVATAQTFSGTGYDLVTMFDCLHDMGDPVGAARRVRQALAPDGTWLLVEPAASDRVEDNLNPVGRLFYSGSTFLCVPNGLSQPGGYALGAQAGETVIREIAAEAGFTRFRKAAQTGFNAVYEIRP, encoded by the coding sequence ATGGATCAGGACAACGTGACGGCGTTCCTGGAGCGGTTCGTGAGCGACCTGGGTGCCACCGGTGCCGCGGGTTCCGTGGTGATCGGCCACCGACTCGGCCTCTACCAGGCCCTCGCGGACGGCCCGGCGACCCCGGAGCAGTTCGCCGAGCGCACCGGGTGCCACCAGCGGTATCTGACCGAATGGCTGTGCGGCCAGGCGGCGGGCGGCTACGTCGACTACGACCCCGGGACCGGGACGTTCTCGCTGACCGAGGAGCAGGCGTACTGCCTCGCCGACCCGGAGGGCCCCAATCTGGCTGCCGCGTTCCGCGTGGTGCTGGGATATCTGCGGGCCGAGCAGCGGATCACCGAGGCGTTCCGTACGGGTGAGGGGGTCGGCTGGCACGAGCACGACGAGGACGTCTTCATCGGATGCGACGCGTTCTACCGGCCCGGATACGCGGCCGAGCTCGTCCGTACGTGGATTCCGGCGCTGGACGGGGTCGACGCCAAGCTGAGCGCGGCCGGCCGGGTCGCCGACCTGGGCTGCGGCCTGGGCTCGTCGTCGCTGCTCATCGCGGAGGCCTACCCACGTACCACCGTGTCCGGCTCCGACTACCACACCCAGTCGGTCGAGCTGGCCCGGAAGAAGGCCGCCGAGGCGGGTGTCTCGGACCGCGTGTCCTTCGAGGTGGCCACGGCGCAGACCTTCAGCGGCACCGGATACGACCTCGTGACGATGTTCGACTGCCTCCACGACATGGGCGACCCGGTCGGCGCCGCGCGCCGGGTGCGCCAGGCCCTGGCTCCGGACGGCACCTGGCTGCTGGTCGAGCCCGCTGCCTCCGACCGCGTCGAGGACAACCTCAACCCCGTCGGACGGCTGTTCTACAGCGGTTCCACGTTCCTGTGCGTGCCGAACGGTCTGTCGCAGCCGGGCGGTTACGCCCTCGGCGCCCAGGCCGGTGAGACGGTGATCCGCGAGATCGCCGCGGAGGCGGGCTTCACCCGCTTCCGTAAGGCCGCGCAGACCGGCTTCAACGCCGTGTACGAGATCCGGCCGTGA
- a CDS encoding DUF5713 family protein translates to MAITNERVARHAFLRQLYTDAYFPDHLVDKGRAILLRLCERIEADLPSDLAGLYGLAHASTEEFNLLEAEFAADGSEFETVAREEIAENFRFVASAYGFADADVEELIAPRDW, encoded by the coding sequence ATGGCGATCACGAACGAGCGGGTGGCGAGGCACGCGTTTCTGCGGCAGCTGTACACGGACGCGTACTTTCCGGATCACCTCGTCGACAAGGGCAGAGCGATCCTCCTGCGGCTCTGTGAACGGATCGAGGCGGATCTGCCGTCGGATCTGGCGGGCCTGTACGGGCTCGCTCACGCGTCGACGGAGGAATTCAACCTGCTGGAGGCGGAGTTCGCGGCGGACGGGAGCGAGTTCGAGACGGTGGCCCGGGAGGAGATCGCCGAGAACTTCCGGTTCGTTGCGTCGGCGTACGGTTTCGCGGACGCGGACGTGGAGGAGTTGATCGCCCCCAGGGACTGGTGA
- a CDS encoding GlsB/YeaQ/YmgE family stress response membrane protein has product MEISGILSAIVIGIVIGVLGRLVLPGRQRIGILWTILVGIAAALIGTAVAAALGVADTDGVDWIEWLIQIGLAAVGVAALDRAKALR; this is encoded by the coding sequence ATGGAAATCTCCGGCATCCTCAGCGCAATCGTGATCGGCATCGTCATCGGTGTGCTCGGACGGCTCGTGCTGCCGGGGCGGCAGCGCATCGGCATCCTGTGGACGATCCTCGTCGGCATCGCCGCCGCACTGATCGGTACGGCGGTCGCCGCGGCGCTCGGTGTCGCGGACACCGACGGCGTCGACTGGATCGAATGGCTCATCCAGATCGGCCTCGCCGCTGTCGGTGTCGCCGCCCTCGACCGTGCCAAGGCGTTGCGCTGA
- a CDS encoding DUF1206 domain-containing protein, translating into MNARALTFRSRTVAHRAARSDAVETGARWGLAARGLIYLLIGVLALQVAFGSDGGREADRGGALEELSAQPFGAVLLWAVGVGLIGMVLWRLSEAAFGAAGPDGRKARKRALSAARCVIYAFVAYSVLAFAVGERGSGSSDRQSRDVTARVLELPAGQWIVGLGGVGIACAGVWIGVRAALRKYRKHLRTGAMGRRSRQAVDVTGVAGGVARGLVFAVAGGFAARAAITYDPSDAKGLDDTLRTFATTAAGPWLLVATATGLVLFGVFSFLMARWRRV; encoded by the coding sequence ATGAACGCACGCGCATTGACATTCCGGAGCCGCACGGTGGCACACCGCGCGGCACGCAGCGACGCGGTGGAGACCGGAGCACGCTGGGGACTCGCGGCACGCGGACTGATCTATCTGCTCATCGGTGTGCTCGCCCTGCAGGTGGCTTTCGGGTCGGACGGCGGCCGTGAGGCCGACCGCGGCGGCGCACTGGAGGAGCTGTCCGCGCAGCCCTTCGGCGCGGTTCTGCTGTGGGCCGTGGGCGTCGGTCTGATCGGCATGGTGCTCTGGCGGCTGTCGGAGGCAGCGTTCGGAGCGGCCGGCCCCGACGGACGCAAGGCCCGCAAGCGCGCCCTGTCGGCGGCGCGTTGTGTCATCTACGCCTTCGTCGCCTACTCGGTGCTGGCCTTCGCCGTGGGCGAGCGGGGCTCGGGTTCGAGCGACCGGCAGTCGCGGGACGTCACCGCCCGAGTCCTCGAACTTCCGGCCGGCCAGTGGATCGTGGGTCTCGGCGGTGTCGGGATCGCGTGCGCGGGTGTGTGGATCGGTGTGCGTGCCGCTCTGCGGAAGTACCGCAAACACCTCAGGACGGGGGCCATGGGCCGGCGGTCCCGGCAGGCCGTGGATGTGACGGGCGTGGCCGGCGGTGTCGCCCGGGGTCTGGTCTTCGCGGTGGCGGGAGGTTTCGCCGCTCGTGCGGCGATCACGTACGACCCGTCCGACGCGAAGGGGCTCGACGACACGCTCCGCACCTTCGCCACGACGGCCGCGGGCCCCTGGCTGCTGGTCGCGACGGCCACCGGGCTGGTCCTGTTCGGTGTCTTCTCGTTTCTGATGGCCCGGTGGCGCAGGGTCTGA